AGTTCCAGAACCATAAATACCAATTTGCATTAGTGTACAAATCCTACATAAAGAATAAAAGAATGATGCATCATAAATCTCGAAAATCCACTAGATTATAAAAATAGGATGCATTGTTTTCTACATCACCTTTTTTAGGAATTTTTTGCAATCCCACATTATTTGATTCAAGTGCTGCCTGTGCAGAGCCTGCAGCAAAACAAAATGCCCACAAAAAATCCTTTTCTTTAATCATGGTACAAGTAAATGTAGAACAAAAAATATCTCCAATTCCAGTAGTATCATGAACATGTTTATTTGGTAATTTTAAAGAGTAAACTCTATTTTTTATTAAAATTGAGACATCGGTTTTGTTAGTCAATATCACATGCTCAATTCCTTTTTTTTGTAACGCTAACATCATTTCATCATGGGAACCGTCGACAATATTTTGTCCCTCCTCAGGATTTATTTTAATTGCATCTACGTTTGCTAAATCAAGATTAGTTTTTTGAAGAAAAACATTGTTTTCAGAATCCTTTTGTCTCAAAAATCCCTGAGGATCAACAAATAAAAAATTAGAATTTTGTTTAATTTTCTTAAAGACATCTTGAGAAATTTCATGAAAGATTGGACTAACAATATGTGCATCTGCATTAACATCAGAATATTCTATTGGTTCACATTCATTGGCAATTTTTAGAGTTCTATCACTACCAGTAATGGAGATAGAAAACTTGGTAGTATTTTTAGCAGAATCAGGATTGATTAAATTAATTTTTTTCTCAACCAAATATTGTTTTGCAAAATCAGCACCATATTTTGTAAAAAG
This window of the Candidatus Nitrosomarinus catalina genome carries:
- a CDS encoding PfkB family carbohydrate kinase, which translates into the protein MKKLAIYSHCALDTISIAGNSYEQIGGAASYCGLMARELKFDVDLFTKYGADFAKQYLVEKKINLINPDSAKNTTKFSISITGSDRTLKIANECEPIEYSDVNADAHIVSPIFHEISQDVFKKIKQNSNFLFVDPQGFLRQKDSENNVFLQKTNLDLANVDAIKINPEEGQNIVDGSHDEMMLALQKKGIEHVILTNKTDVSILIKNRVYSLKLPNKHVHDTTGIGDIFCSTFTCTMIKEKDFLWAFCFAAGSAQAALESNNVGLQKIPKKGDVENNASYFYNLVDFRDL